From the genome of Glycine max cultivar Williams 82 chromosome 2, Glycine_max_v4.0, whole genome shotgun sequence, one region includes:
- the LOC100809988 gene encoding aspartyl protease AED3, translating to MGVKHTTTTTTTILFTSMLLHLSIIAIANDPCASQHDDDDSDITMIPIYGNCSPFKNYSTSWENIIIDMASKDPERVVYLSSLDASLRRKPISAAPIASGQAFGIGSYVVRVKLGSPNQLFFMVLDTSTDEAWVPCTGCTGCSSSSTYYSPQASTTYGGAVACYAPRCAQARGALPCPYTGSKACTFNQSYAGSTFSATLVQDSLRLGIDTLPSYAFGCVNSASGWTLPAQGLLGLGRGPLSLPSQSSKLYSGIFSYCLPSFQSSYFSGSLKLGPTGQPRRIRTTPLLQNPRRPSLYYVNLTGVTVGRVKVPLPIEYLAFDPNKGSGTILDSGTVITRFVGPVYSAIRDEFRNQVKGPFFSRGGFDTCFVKTYENLTPLIKLRFTGLDVTLPYENTLIHTAYGGMACLAMAAAPNNVNSVLNVIANYQQQNLRVLFDTVNNRVGIARELCN from the exons ATGGGTGTGAAgcacaccaccaccaccaccaccacaattCTTTTCACTTCAATGCTACTTCACCTCTCCATCATAGCCATTGCCAACGATCCATGCGCTTCTCAACACGACGACGACGACTCCGACATCACCATGATTCCCATCTACGGCAATTGCTCGCCTTTCAAGAACTACTCAACCTCGTGGGAGAACATCATCATCGACATGGCCTCCAAGGACCCAGAAAGAGTCGTGTACTTGTCTAGCCTCGACGCCTCATTGAGGAGAAAGCCCATTTCCGCAGCCCCAATCGCTTCGGGCCAAGCCTTCGGGATTGGTAGCTACGTGGTCCGAGTGAAACTGGGTTCGCCGAACCAACTATTTTTTATGGTTCTGGATACCAGCACCGATGAGGCTTGGGTACCGTGTACCGGCTGCACTGGTTGCTCTTCCTCCTCCACCTATTATTCCCCTCAAGCCTCCACCACTTATGGCGGCGCCGTAGCTTGCTACGCCCCGCGTTGTGCCCAGGCTCGTGGTGCCCTCCCTTGCCCCTACACTGGTTCTAAAGCTTGCACATTCAACCAATCCTATGCAG GCTCCACATTCTCCGCCACTCTCGTGCAAGACTCTCTCAGATTGGGCATCGACACCCTACCAAGCTACGCTTTCGGGTGCGTCAACTCTGCCTCCGGCTGGACGCTCCCGGCCCAAGGCCTATTGGGCTTGGGCCGCGGGCCCTTGTCACTTCCTTCCCAATCCTCCAAACTCTACTCCGGCATTTTCTCCTACTGCCTCCCAAGTTTCCAGTCCTCCTACTTCTCTGGGTCCCTCAAACTTGGGCCCACGGGCCAGCCTAGGCGAATCCGGACCACCCCGCTCCTCCAAAACCCGCGTCGGCCCTCTCTTTACTACGTGAACCTCACCGGCGTCACCGTGGGCCGGGTTAAGGTCCCATTACCCATAGAATATCTGGCGTTCGACCCGAATAAGGGCTCCGGAACCATCCTAGATTCTGGCACGGTCATAACCCGGTTCGTAGGACCGGTTTACAGTGCAATAAGGGATGAGTTTAGAAACCAAGTGAAGGGACCGTTCTTCAGCAGAGGTGGTTTCGACACGTGCTTTGTGAAAACCTACGAGAATTTGACGCCCTTGATCAAGCTTCGCTTCACGGGCTTGGATGTGACTTTGCCCTACGAGAACACCCTCATACACACCGCCTACGGCGGCATGGCGTGCTTGGCGATGGCGGCGGCGCCGAATAACGTGAACTCGGTGCTCAATGTCATTGCCAACTATCAGCAACAGAACCTTAGAGTTTTGTTTGATACCGTTAATAATAGGGTTGGCATAGCGCGTGAGCTTTGTAACTAG